Genomic window (Clostridia bacterium):
GGAGTACCACCCCGACCGTTCCCTGCCGCGCCTCCTGCAGATGCTGGACGCCTTCTTCCGGGAGCTTGACCGCAATGCCGGCGACCTCGCGCTGTGCACCAACGCCCGGGAGATCGACGCCGCCCTGGCCGGGGGCCGCATCGCGGCGATCCTGTCCATTGAGGGCGCCGAGCCCATCGGCACGGATCTCGCCCGGCTGCGGGTGTTGCACCGCCTCGGCGTGCGGGCCATGGGCCTCGTCTGGAACGGGCGCAACGCCGTCGGCGACGGGATCGGCGAGGTCCGCACGAACGGCGGCCTGACCACGTTCGGCATCAAGGTCGTCGAGGAGATGAACCGGCTCGGCATGATCGTGGACGTCTCGCACCTGAACGAGCCGGGCTTCTGGGACGTGGCGGCCGTGTCGACGAAACCGTTCATCGCCAGCCATTCGAACTGCCGCGCGCTCTGCGACCATCCCCGCAACCTCACCGACGACCAGATCCGGGAGCTCGCGAAGGCGGGCGGGGTCATGGGGCTCAACTTCCACCCGGGATTCATCCACGAAAGCGGCAGGGCCACGCTGGACCAGCTGCTCGACCACGCGGAGCACGTGCTGCAGCTCGTCGGACCGGACCACCTGGGTCTCGGCACCGACTACGACGGGATCAGCACCACGCCCGAAGGGCTCGATGACGTGTCCCGCCTGCCGCGGTTCACGGAGGGACTCCTCGCCCGCGGCTACGACGAGACGACCGTGCGCAAGGTCCTCGGCGGCAACTTCCTGCGCGTCGTCCGGGAGGTTCTGGGGTGACGCCGCCCGCCCCGGCGCGCGGGCGCGTGGATCTCCACGCGCACAGCACGGCCTCGGACGGGCGGCTGCGCCCGGCCGAGGTCGTGCGTCTAGCGGCCGAGGTCGGGCTGGCGGGCGTGGCGCTGACCGACCACGACACCCTCGACGGCGTCGAGGAGGCGCGGGAGGAAGCGCTGCGCCTCGGCATCGAGTTCGTTCCGGGCGTGGAGCTGTCGGCCTCGTACGGCGACGTCGAGGTCCACATCCTGGGCTACTTCGCCGACCCGGCCGACGAGCGCCTCGCCGGCCTCCTGCGGGAGATGCGGGAAGCGCGCCGCGGCCGCATTCGTGCGATGGTCGAACGCCTCCAGCGGATGGGCGTGCCCGTGAAACTGGAGGAGGTCCTCGCGGAGGGCGGGCACTCGAGCGGCCGGCCGCACATCGCTCGCGTGCTCGTGCGCAAGGGCGTGGTGGCCGATGTGCCCGAGGCCTTCGAGCGCTTCCTGGCGGAGGGCCGCCCGGCGTACGTGCCGCGCGCCAAGCTGGACGCCGTCGAGGCCTCGCGCGTCCTGCGCGCGGCCGGCGCGGTGCCCGTCTGGGCGCACCCGGGCGCGCACGCCGGCAGCGAAGGGTTGCTGGATGCCCTGCGAACGGCCGGGCTCGGCGGCATCGAGGTCTGGCACCCGGAACACGATCTGCCCACCAGCCGGTCGTGGCATCGCGTCGCCCTGGACTGCGGGTTGATCGCCACCGCCGGCTCGGACTTCCACGCCTTCGAAGAGCGGGTTCCCCTCGGCACGTACTCCGTCCCCCTGGACACCGTGCGCGCCCTCCGCGCACGCGCCACGCGCCCCGAATAACCTCAACCGCAGCCGGCATACTATGGGTCGACCGGAAATCGTGGCCAAGCCATGGGGGTGGCGACCATCGCGGCCGACAGGGAACGCGCCCGCGCGCTCGACGACCATGCTTGGACGGACGCCGCGGCCGACCCCAGCCTGGTCGAGCGGGTTCGGCAGCTTGAAGCCAGGCTTCACGTGCTTCGCGTGAGCCGGCGGGTCCTGATGAACATGCTCATCCAGGCGGAGCGCGAGCACCGGGCGCGGTTGACGGCGCTGGAATCCCGCAACCGGCGGTTGGCCCGGGCGAACGCGCGGCTGGCGGAGCGCGTGCTGGAGACTCGCGTGCGGGCCGTGCGGGCTCGCGGCGAAAGCCGGGAAGGATTCGCGCCGGGCGTGCAGAACGACTGACCTCGCGGACGACCGCCACCGTGGGGACGATGCCGATGGACGAACGGACGGAAGCCTCCTTCGTTCCGCTGGACGACGTGTGCCGCCGCCTGGCGCTGCCGCCGGCGGCTGTGCGTGCGCTGCTGGAGGCGTTCCCCGACATCGGCGCCGTCGAAGTCCAGGGGGAGACGCGCGGCCTGTCCGCGGAGGCTTTTGCGCGGCTGCGCGCGGCCGCGGCGGGGCGCGCCGCGGGCCTGGACGATGCCCACATCCGCCAGCTCATCGCGTCCGCTGCCGGGGAGGTCGCGACGACCGCCGCGGAGCCGGACGCCAGCCTTCACGAACGCCTCGAGCAACTCGCTCAAGCCCTCCTGCGGAGCGAGGAACGGCGCGTATCCGACCACGATCGCCTGATGATGGCCCTCATCCGCACACAGCAGGAGATCCAGCACCTGCGTTACGAGCTCGCCGCGGCCCGTTCCCGCAAGGAACGCCGCAAAGGTTTCTGGGCGCGCCTCCGTCGCCGGTGACGCCGTTGCAGGGCGGCCGCGCGGCGAGGTCGGCCGGATGGAGGAGGAGCTGGACGTCGCGCAGGTCGCCGTCGTACCAGACCACGGCCACCCACGCCAGCGGGCCTCGCCCGAGCAGGGCGCCGCGGGTGCGGGGCTCGGGGCCGCGACAGCCGCTGACCCCCACGCGCGTGATGCCCGCCGCCGGCGCAGGCAAGCGGGCCAGCCCGCGGCACGCGACGCCGCGGCCGGGGAAGGCGAGTTCCCACACGAATGCGGCCGGCAGTCCGGAAGGCCGTTCGAACGTGATGTCCGACTCCCACACGCCGTCCCCGTCGCCGCGCACCCGCACCACGACCGTCCAGCCCTCTCCCTCGGCGGCCAGGCGGACGGCGAACGGTTCCTGCTGGCGCGCGCGCCACAGGCCCAACGCGACGCCGTAGGCCGCGACGGCGACGAGGATCAGGGCCCACGCCCAGCGCGCACCGTGGCTCATGCCACGATCGTATGCAGCGTGTGGTAAAGTATGGAGCAGCATTGTCCACGATCGACGACAGGGGGATCCCATGTCGGACCACGCGCGCACGGATCCGTTGACCTGGCCGCGCAAGAACCGTCCGGAGGACATCGCCGCAAGACAGGCGGCGCTCCGCGCCCTGCCCCACTGGGAGCCGCTCGTGGACGTCTTCGAGTTCCCGTTCGAGTCGGGCGCGGCGCCGTTCCTCCACGCGATGGAGCTGCTGACGGGCTACGTCGCCCTACCGGTCGGCGTCGTCGGCCCGCTGCCCATCTCGCTCGGCGTGTACGAGCGGGACGAACGCGGCGACCCGCGGGAGGTGGACCGGCGCGAGGAGCGAGTCTTCGTGCCGATCGCGCATACGGAAGGCGGGCTTTCCGCGTCGATGCAGCGGGGCGTCATCGCCGCGGCCATGTCCGGAGGGTTCCGCACCTTCGTCCTGCACGACCGCATCACCCGCGACTCCTGCTTCTTCTTCGACAGCACGGCGGACGCGGTCGCTTTCGCGCGTTGGATCGAGACGCAGGCCGAAGCCATGCGCGACTGGCTTCTGGATCCCGCCAACCCCCTGCGCGGCGCCCGCAACGAGGGCGGCGTGGCACCGATCTCCCGTCACGCGGTGCTGCGGGAGGTCCGCACGCACGTCGTCGGAGCGTACTGCCACGTGCTGTACCGCTTCACCACAGGGGACGCGTGCGGACCGAACATGATGACCCGAAACGCGTACGCCCTGAACCGCTGGTTCGTCCCTGAACGCGCGGCGGCCGCGGGGGTGCCGGTGCCGCGCGACTTCGTTCTGGAAGCCAACATGGGCGGCGACAAGAAACCCAGCTACCTGTACTACCAGGAAGGCCACGGCAAGACGGTGATCGCGGAGACGACGCTCACGCGCGCCGCCCTGACGCGCGTGCTCCGCGTCGCGCCCGAGCGTGTCGTCGAGCTCGAGCGCGCCGGCGCCCACGGAAGCCACGCGAGCGGCATGCAGTCGCTCGCTTTCACGCCGGCTTCGGCGATCGCGGCGATCTTCGCGGCGACCGGCCAGGATCTCGGCATGGTCGGCACGAGCAGCATGGCCCACGGCGTCGTCACGCCCGTGGAAGATGGCCTGCACTTCTCCATCCGCTTGCCCGGACTGGAAGTGGCCACCGTGGGCGGAGGGACCGGCCTGCCGCACGCCCGGTCGTACCTGCGCCTGATGGGCTGCGAAGGACCGGGCTCCGTCTTCCGGTTCGCGCAGATCGTCGCCGCGGCCACGTTGGCCCTGGAGATCTCGGCCACGGCGAGCATGGCCGTCGAGGGCAGCGAGAACTTCTACCGCGCCCACTGGGAGCGCGGGGGACTGCGGGGGCGCGTCGAAGGGAGCACGGCCACGTGATTCGGCTCTTCCCGAAGATTGAGGACGACCTCTTCCTCGCCCTGTACCACAAGGCACGGCGCAGCCAGTGGACCTCCGCGGACGTGGACTGGGACGCGCCCCTGCGCCTCGGCGACCGCCAGGCCAGGGCCCTCGCCCGCATCCTCACGCCGGTGTACCTGGGCGAGCAGGCGGCCATGCTCGGCGCCGCGCGGGTCGTGCCGCAGCTGGCCGACGCGCACGAGACGTCGGCCCAGCTCTACGTCTCGACCTTCCTCATGGACGAGGCGCGCCACTTCGAGACGCTGACCAAGCTCTATCGCACGCTCGGCCACGACCCGATCCGGCTTCGCGAGATGCCGGAGTCCCTTCGGTACCACCACCGCCTCGTGACCGGCGACCGCTTCGACTGGGTGTGGGGCATCCTCATCAGCGACATCTTCTCCAGCCTGTTCTACCAGACGTTCGCGCGCGCCCAGCCGGACGCGCTGTTCGGACGCATCTCGACGAACATCCTCACGGACGAGTCGCGGCACAAGGCCTTCGCCCACTACTACCTGCGGTGGGCGGTGCCGCGCCTGCCCGAGGAGCGCCGAGAGGGCCTGCGCCAGATGAAGGAAGAGCTCCTGCAGACCATGAAGGCCATGTACCGGCACTTGCAAGAGGACAGCAAGGCGCTGGGGATCGACGGGGACGAGTTCTTCGAGCGGTTGACGTCGCACATCGAGACGCACGCGCGTCGCATCGGCATCGAGGGCCGCGGCGCCGACCCCGACGATCCGGACCTGGGCGCGGCCGGGTCCGGCGAGGCGCGGCCCGCCGCGGGCGGCAAGCCGATGCCGCCGGGCGGCTGGACGCAGTTCTTCCGCATGCTGCTCGGCCTTGAGCCGATCCCCGGCGCCCTGGTCGGGCCGGGCGGCCGGCCGCTGACGGCGGCGCAGGATGCACAGGAACGGAGCGCCGGCCGGGAGCCGCGCACCTCCGCGCGGCGCCCCGGCGGATGGGCGCTGGGGTTCAAGGAGAGCGCCCGCGCCGCCGTGACGGCGTGCGCCGGTTGCGCGGTGGCGCTGCTGTGCAGAAGTCGCCTGGTACGTTCCGCGAGCGGCGGATAGAATGGGTCGGGGTGAGTGCCGTTGCAGCAGGCGCGAATGGGTGACGTCATCCAGGAGGGTCTCGTCTATGACGGCGTGGCCTACCGGTATGACGCCAACGTCGTGTTTCTCGGTTTCATCGACCGCACGGTGAACGCGGAGGGTCGCAAGTTCACGGTCTGGTGCAGCGTTCCGCATCGCTTCGCCGTCCGTCTCGACGACGGCCGCATCGTGGAGATGACGGTCACGTCGCTGGACGAGGACGGCCGCATGGAGTACGAGCTCAGCTCGGTGCGCTCGCCCGCGTGAGCGGTTGATCCTCCGATCCGCGCCGCCGCTCGCGGCGCTTCCGGCGTCGGCATGAAGGGGGTGCCCTGCCATGTCCCGTTTGGGTCCGGGCTCCAAGTATTTCATTTACACCTATGGCTGCCAGATGAACGAGCGCGACACGGAAATCATCGCCGGCTTCCTCGAGGAGATGGGCTACGTGCCCGCGGAGAAGCCGGAGGCCGCCGATCTGGTGCTGTTCAACACGTGCGCCATTCGCGAAACCGCCGAGCAGCACGTGTACGGAGAGATCGGCCGATTGAAGGCCGTCAAGGACGAG
Coding sequences:
- a CDS encoding long-chain fatty aldehyde decarbonylase: MIRLFPKIEDDLFLALYHKARRSQWTSADVDWDAPLRLGDRQARALARILTPVYLGEQAAMLGAARVVPQLADAHETSAQLYVSTFLMDEARHFETLTKLYRTLGHDPIRLREMPESLRYHHRLVTGDRFDWVWGILISDIFSSLFYQTFARAQPDALFGRISTNILTDESRHKAFAHYYLRWAVPRLPEERREGLRQMKEELLQTMKAMYRHLQEDSKALGIDGDEFFERLTSHIETHARRIGIEGRGADPDDPDLGAAGSGEARPAAGGKPMPPGGWTQFFRMLLGLEPIPGALVGPGGRPLTAAQDAQERSAGREPRTSARRPGGWALGFKESARAAVTACAGCAVALLCRSRLVRSASGG
- a CDS encoding 3-hydroxy-3-methylglutaryl-CoA reductase, whose product is MSDHARTDPLTWPRKNRPEDIAARQAALRALPHWEPLVDVFEFPFESGAAPFLHAMELLTGYVALPVGVVGPLPISLGVYERDERGDPREVDRREERVFVPIAHTEGGLSASMQRGVIAAAMSGGFRTFVLHDRITRDSCFFFDSTADAVAFARWIETQAEAMRDWLLDPANPLRGARNEGGVAPISRHAVLREVRTHVVGAYCHVLYRFTTGDACGPNMMTRNAYALNRWFVPERAAAAGVPVPRDFVLEANMGGDKKPSYLYYQEGHGKTVIAETTLTRAALTRVLRVAPERVVELERAGAHGSHASGMQSLAFTPASAIAAIFAATGQDLGMVGTSSMAHGVVTPVEDGLHFSIRLPGLEVATVGGGTGLPHARSYLRLMGCEGPGSVFRFAQIVAAATLALEISATASMAVEGSENFYRAHWERGGLRGRVEGSTAT
- a CDS encoding PHP domain-containing protein, with the protein product MTPPAPARGRVDLHAHSTASDGRLRPAEVVRLAAEVGLAGVALTDHDTLDGVEEAREEALRLGIEFVPGVELSASYGDVEVHILGYFADPADERLAGLLREMREARRGRIRAMVERLQRMGVPVKLEEVLAEGGHSSGRPHIARVLVRKGVVADVPEAFERFLAEGRPAYVPRAKLDAVEASRVLRAAGAVPVWAHPGAHAGSEGLLDALRTAGLGGIEVWHPEHDLPTSRSWHRVALDCGLIATAGSDFHAFEERVPLGTYSVPLDTVRALRARATRPE
- a CDS encoding dipeptidase gives rise to the protein MAAGVDARALHHDAVVFDAHIDTVMDWTDGKRDFATRSDKGHVDLPRMREGGVDVQIFALFVPPEYHPDRSLPRLLQMLDAFFRELDRNAGDLALCTNAREIDAALAGGRIAAILSIEGAEPIGTDLARLRVLHRLGVRAMGLVWNGRNAVGDGIGEVRTNGGLTTFGIKVVEEMNRLGMIVDVSHLNEPGFWDVAAVSTKPFIASHSNCRALCDHPRNLTDDQIRELAKAGGVMGLNFHPGFIHESGRATLDQLLDHAEHVLQLVGPDHLGLGTDYDGISTTPEGLDDVSRLPRFTEGLLARGYDETTVRKVLGGNFLRVVREVLG